A stretch of Capricornis sumatraensis isolate serow.1 chromosome 10, serow.2, whole genome shotgun sequence DNA encodes these proteins:
- the TADA3 gene encoding transcriptional adapter 3 — MSELKDCPLQFHDFKSVDHLKVCPRYTAVLARSEDDGIGIEELDTLQLELETLLSSASRRLRVLEAETQILTDWQDKKGDRRFLKLGRDHELGAPPKHGKPKKQKLEGKAGHGPGPGPGRPKSKNLQPKIQEYEFTDDPIDVPRIPKNDAPNRFWASVEPYCADITSEEVRTLEELLKPPEDEAEHYKIPPLGKHYSQRWAQEDLLEEQKDGARAAAVADKKKGLLGPLTELDTKDVDALLKKSEAQHEQPEDGCPFGALTQRLLQALVEENIISPMEDSPIPDMSGKESGADGASTSPRNQNKPFSVPHTKSLESRIKEELIAQGLLESEDRPAEDSEDEVLAELRKRQAELKALSAHNRTKKHDLLRLAKEEVSRQELRQRVRMADNEVMDAFRKIMAARQKKRTPTKKEKDQAWKTLKERESILKLLDG, encoded by the exons ATGAGTGAGCTGAAGGACTGCCCCTTGCAGTTCCACGACTTCAAGTCAGTGGACCACCTGAAGGTCTGTCCTCGCTACACAGCGGTGTTGGCCCGCTCTGAGGATGATGGCATCGGTATCGAGGAGCTGGACACTCTGCAGCTGGAGCTTGAGACCCTGCTTTCCTCTGCCAGCCGACGCCTGCGGGTGCTTGAGGCTGAAACCCAG ATCCTCACTGACTGGCAGGATAAGAAAGGTGACCGACGATTCCTGAAGCTGGGTCGAGACCATGAGCTTGGAGCTCCCCCCAaacatgggaagcccaagaagcagAAACTGGAAGGGAAGGCGGGACATgggcctggccctggccctgggcgACCCAAATCCAAAAACCTTCAGCCCAAGATCCAGGAATATGAATTCACTGATGACCCAATTGATGTGCCACGTATCCCCAAGAATGACGCCCCCAACAG ATTCTGGGCTTCAGTGGAGCCATACTGTGCTGATATCACCAGTGAGGAAGTACGCACGCTAGAGGAGCTACTGAAACCCCCAGAAGATGAGGCTGAACATTACAAG ATCCCGCCCCTAGGGAAGCACTACTCCCAGCGCTGGGCACAGGAGGACCTGCTGGAGGAGCAGAAGGACGGGGCCCGGGCAGCAGCTGTGGCTGACAAGAAGAAAGGCCTCTTGGGGCCCCTGACCGAACTGGACACTAAAG ATGTGGATGCCCTGCTGAAGAAGTCTGAGGCCCAGCATGAGCAGCCAGAAGACGGGTGTCCCTTTGGTGCCCTGACACAGCGTCTGCTGCAAGCCTTGGTGGAG GAAAATATTATTTCCCCCATGGAGGACTCTCCTATTCCAGACATGTCTGGAAAAGAATCGGGGGCTGATGGGGCAAGCACCTCTCCCCGCAATCAGAACAAGCCCTTCAG CGTGCCGCATACCAAGTCCCTGGAGAGCCGCATTAAGGAGGAGCTGATTGCCCAGGGCCTGCTGGAGTCTGAGGACCGCCCTGCAGAGGACTCAGAGGACGAGGTTCTGGCGGAGCTGCGCAAGCGGCAGGCTGAGCTGAAGGCGCTCAGTGCCCACAACCGCACCAAGAAGCATGACCTGCTGAG GCTGGCGAAGGAGGAGGTGAGCCGGCAGGAGCTGAGGCAGCGGGTCCGCATGGCAGACAATGAGGTCATGGATGCCTTCCGCAAGATCATGGCTGCCCGGCAGAAGAAACGGACCCCCACCAAGAAGGAGAAAGACCAGGCCTGGAAGACTCTGAAGGAGCGTGAGAGCATCCTGAAGCTGCTAGACGGGTAG
- the ARPC4 gene encoding actin-related protein 2/3 complex subunit 4 isoform X2 translates to MTATLRPYLSAVRATLQAALCLENFSSQVVERHNKPEVEVRSSKELLLQPVTISRNEKEKVLIEGSINSVRVSIAVKQADEIEKILCHKFMRFMMMRAENFFILRRKPVEGYDISFLITNFHTEQMYKHKLVDFVIHFMEEIDKEISEMKLSVNARARIVAEEFLKNF, encoded by the exons ATG ACTGCCACTCTCCGCCCCTACCTGAGTGCCGTGCGGGCCACACTGCAGGCTGCCCTCTGCTTGGAGAATTTCTCCTCCCAGGTCGTGGAACGACACAACAAGCCGGAAGTAGAAGTCAG GAGTAGCAAAGAGCTCCTGCTACAACCTGTGACCATCAGcaggaatgaaaaggaaaaggttCTGATTGAAGGTTCCATCAACTCTGTCAGGGTCAGCATTGCTGTGAAACAG GCTGATGAAATCGAGAAGATTCTATGTCACAAGTTCATGCGCTTCATGATGATGCGAGCAGAGAACTTCTTTATCCTCCGAAGGAAACCAGTGGAG GGGTATGACATCAGCTTTCTGATCACCAACTTCCACACAGAGCAGATGTATAAGCACAAGTTGGTGGACTTTGTGATCCACTTCATGGAGGAAATTGACAAAGAAATTAGTGAGATGAAGCTGTCTGTCAATGCCCGTGCACGCATTGTGGCTGAGGAGTTCCTCAAGAAT TTTTAA
- the ARPC4 gene encoding actin-related protein 2/3 complex subunit 4 isoform X1: MRLWSGEALGRGMLGTATLRPYLSAVRATLQAALCLENFSSQVVERHNKPEVEVRSSKELLLQPVTISRNEKEKVLIEGSINSVRVSIAVKQADEIEKILCHKFMRFMMMRAENFFILRRKPVEGYDISFLITNFHTEQMYKHKLVDFVIHFMEEIDKEISEMKLSVNARARIVAEEFLKNF; this comes from the exons ATGCGACTTTGGAGCGGAGAGGCCCTGGGCCGAGGGATGCTGGGG ACTGCCACTCTCCGCCCCTACCTGAGTGCCGTGCGGGCCACACTGCAGGCTGCCCTCTGCTTGGAGAATTTCTCCTCCCAGGTCGTGGAACGACACAACAAGCCGGAAGTAGAAGTCAG GAGTAGCAAAGAGCTCCTGCTACAACCTGTGACCATCAGcaggaatgaaaaggaaaaggttCTGATTGAAGGTTCCATCAACTCTGTCAGGGTCAGCATTGCTGTGAAACAG GCTGATGAAATCGAGAAGATTCTATGTCACAAGTTCATGCGCTTCATGATGATGCGAGCAGAGAACTTCTTTATCCTCCGAAGGAAACCAGTGGAG GGGTATGACATCAGCTTTCTGATCACCAACTTCCACACAGAGCAGATGTATAAGCACAAGTTGGTGGACTTTGTGATCCACTTCATGGAGGAAATTGACAAAGAAATTAGTGAGATGAAGCTGTCTGTCAATGCCCGTGCACGCATTGTGGCTGAGGAGTTCCTCAAGAAT TTTTAA